In the Manis javanica isolate MJ-LG chromosome 14, MJ_LKY, whole genome shotgun sequence genome, one interval contains:
- the RGS2 gene encoding regulator of G-protein signaling 2: MQSAMFLAVQHDCGPMDKSAGSGPRSEEKREKMKRTLLKDWKTRLSYFLQNSSSPGKPKTGKKSKQQTFVKPSPEEAQLWSEAFDELLASKYGLAAFRAFLKSEFCEENIEFWLACEDFKKTKSPQKLSSKAKKIYTDFIEKEAPKEINIDFQTKTLIAQNIQEATSGCFTTAQKRVYSLMENNSYPRFLESEFYQDLCKKPQITTERRAT, encoded by the exons ATGCAAAGTGCCATGTTTCTGGCCGTTCAGCACGACTGCGGACCCATGGACAAGAGCGCAGGCAGCGGACCCAGGAGCGAGGAGAAGCGGGAGAAAATGAAGCGGACGCT attaaAAGATTGGAAGACCCGTTTGAGCTACTTCTTGCAAaattcctcctctcctgggaagCCCAAAACTGGGAAGAAGAGCAAACAGCAAACCTTTGTCAA GCCTTCTCCTGAGGAAGCACAGCTGTGGTCAGAAGCTTTCGACGAGCTGCTAGCCAGTAAAT ATGGTCTTGCTGCATTCAGggcttttttaaaatctgaattctGTGAAGAAAACATTGAATTCTGGCTGGCCTGTGAAGACTTCAAAAAAACAAAGTCACCACAGAAGCTGTcctcaaaagcaaagaaaatatatactgACTTCATAGAAAAAGAAGCTCCAAAGGAG ataaacaTAGACTTTCAAACTAAAACTCTGATTGCCCAAAATATACAAGAGGCTACGAGTGGCTGCTTTACAACTGCCCAGAAAAGGGTGTACAGTTTGATGGAGAACAACTCTTATCCCCGTTTCTTAGAGTCGGAATTCTACCAGGACTTGTGTAAAAAGCCCCAGATCACTACTGAGCGCCGTGCCACATGA